TAGAGGGGAAGGAGACATCCATGCTCAGGATTTTCATTCGGTTCCGGAACTCGGATTTCGGGAGCGCGTCGTTGGTCGTGAAGATGAGACACGGCTGATCGACGCTGGTGGGCGTCCAGTCGCCCCAGTAGTTTCGGATCGGGCTCCACCGCTGAATCTTCTCCTTCTCCGCGTCGATGATAGCGTACGGGAAACACGTGTCCCACTCACGGACGCCGCGGACCTCTTTGACGCCGACATCGTCCGCGTCTACACCGGAGATGACCGTGTTGTCGGAGACGAGTCGCAGGATGTACTCAGTGAGCTTGTCTTTCCCCGCGTCACTCTTCCCTTCGATGTAGAGGTGCTGCAGGACGTTGTCCAGCGTCCGGGACGGTGACGACAACGCCGCGGCGTACTGGTTGGCGAACGGGGCCCAGAACCCGTAGAGGAACGCTTCGTACATCTGCGCCATCACTGCGGTCTCGGATTGCGTGTGGCCGTGGTTCTCGACCGTCTCGATGTAGTCTTCGATTGTTTCGAGGCAGTGATCCAGGACTTCGGGGGTCGGCTCGCCGGTGGCGACAAGAATCATTTCGTCATCCTCGCCGATCACGACCTGTTCGGCCTCCGGAAGGATGGACATCGTTGGGATGGCTGTCGATTCCTTGACCTGCTTGTTATACGCGCTCATTGGCGCGGTAATGCTGTGGTCTTCGACGGTCGCGCCACGGTCACGGAGCCCAGCCCCGAACTCGTCAGCAGTGTCTTTGTCCACCTTGCTGGTTCCCATCCGTATCTTCTCGTCGGGTGCACGAATCCGCGGACGGTCGAGCCCATCCGTTAGCCCCGTTTCGTGATCCGATTCGACGAGTCCGACGTCCGGTGATTCGTCGTCATCCGGAGCGACGCTCGAGCTTTCATCGTCCGTTGGCTCGTCCGGCTCGATGACGTTGCGATCGGCGTTCTCGGGGTCTTCGACGAACGCAACTGTCTCGTCGGCCTCCTCTGGGTCGTCGACGACGGCAGTGACCTGATCGGCAACATCTTTCAGGTCCTCGACGGCATCCTGATTCAGGGCAGCAGTGTCGCTCACGTCAAGGTCCCCGGCACCAACCCAGTACTCGATGCGGTTCTCCCGCTCTTCCGGCGTATCGGCATCCTCTAACGCTTCGACAAGTCCTTCGAGGAGCGTCTGATCGCTGTACCCCTCGCGGTACTCGTCAATGAACCGCTCGAACTCCTCGTCCAGTTCGGTCCCGACATCGGTCGTGAAGACGGAGATCTGGTTCGTGTGGTACTCCCAAGAGTTTCGTGAGAGGTTGGCCGATCCTTGGACAAGCTTCACCGTGTCGTCCGGCATGACGATTCGGTAAATCTTCGAGTGGACTGTCTTTCGGTTCTTCAATCGGATCGTAAGTCGGTTGTCCTGTCGAAGTCGAACGAGCGACCGGGCCGTGGACACCTCGCTCACCTGGTCGGCATAGTCTTCGGCGTTCCCGATGAGTACGTCGAGTGAGTCGATGTCGTACTCGGTTAGCATCTGTACCATCAGCTCGGGTGTCTCCGCGTACGTCACGGCGTCTACGTGACGAGCGCCTGCGAACAGATCGAGAAAGTCATCCCGGTCTTTCACCATCGCCAGGCGGTATTTTGCAGCACCGGATCCATAGAACTCCGGCATATCTGCGAATCTGTCAAACGAGACATTCGCCGTCAGTTCGTCCATATACATAGCAGCGGTCTAAAACGAATAAAACCGTGCCGTGGCGTGGTAGTGGACCATACGCTATCGACACTTGGAGATACTTCGACAGCGACGCACACCGCACGGTGCTAGGAGCCGGCCAGTCATTGAGGAATGGCGCGAAGCATACGACGAACGGCAACGCGAACCGACGCGGTCAGAAGGAACTGACTTCGGTGAAGGTGATTCGAGGGCAGTTGGAAATCTTAACCAGGTCAGACAAGAGTCCCCTTATAGGGATTGGCGAGGGAGTATGGGGGCAGTGACAAGGGAGAGGGAGAGCCAGAGTCCTCTAGGGTGGCTAAGCAAATCCTGAGGCGAACTCGGGGCCGGAAGGGGAGGTCAAAGCTGCTGCAGCCGATCGTAGAACACGTCGTAGAACTGCTCGCCGTTTTTGACCATCCAGTCGAGATACGCGTCCCATTGCTCTTCGTCGCTAACATCACCGTGTTTTGTAATCCCGATTCTGCTTCGTTTCTTCCCTGACCGAGTCTCCTCGGGCTCATCCCAAGCGACCTGTTGATCAAATTGTTGGTCAATCTCATCACGATCTTCTTCCAACTGCGAATACGCGTCAGCATCATCCCGAATAACGAGACCGACTCCGAGTTCATCATCACGCGTGTTAATTGTGAACTGGAGTTCGAATCCTGACTTGCCGATGGAGAGATTGTGATAGTAACTCGGGTACGGTTTGCGGGCACTGAGTTGAGTCTCCCGTTCCTCGATTCGGTCCCGAAATTCCGTCCAATACTCTTCTTGAAGTTGTTTCGTGTCGGTAAGCTCGCCTTCGGATCGTTGTGCTTTTTGTTTCCATTCGCTCGGTTCGACGACTGGATTGAGACGAACGGCCGGCTTTGAATCGCCAATTCTCCAGACTTCTAACCGGATAGCGAACAGATCGACTCCCTCACGACTGTTCTCGTTGAGTCACTGCATTGCGTCGCGGTGCTCGTCATAGAATCGCGGGGCGATCCAGACGATAATATCCGCATCAACGCCTGAGGCGTACGCAATCGATTTCCCCAGATGATCATGATCGGACGAGTTGAGTTGGTTCTCGATAACGACATTCCGATTGTCGTTGACGACTTCAGCCAAGATATCGACGTTGTACCTGCCGACACTCTTCTCTTCTTTAATAACCTCTAACTCCAGTCCAAGCGCGTTTTCTAGTTCGGATTCGTCCTCAGAACGTATTTCGTTAGCTACCCAGGGTGTGAAATCCCGAGCCTCGTCCGTCCAATAGTCACGTACTTCCTGCGACTCAAGAGACTCCAATTCCGGCATAGTCGAGACGATTCACCAGAGTATTAAAAACGTATGTGACTATGACCAGCCGTCTGTACCGAGTCAGAACTCTCGTTAAGCCGGCAGAGTAAAAGCTGATCTCGGTAATTCCGTCACTACACTAGTGTAGCGCCGGATTCAACGGGATTTTCAGATCTCACGGGGAAGTGTTGGTGTCGAGACCAGTTGTCATCTGGTGCTGGGTCTGTATTCCTGTGTGGAACCGTTGGACGAGTTCGGACTGGTGTTCGGGACACGCCATCGGAAGGATGACCCCGTTTTGAACTTGGACCAAGGGATGCGGCGAATTGTACGGGGCGAGACGGCAATTGGGACACGACAATCCGCCGGCCGGTCGATGATGGAGAAGGTCAGCCGTGTCCTCCGATGTCAATCCACAGATCGAAGAAAACTGCTCGAGGTGGTCGTCACAGCTGAGGACAGGGATCGTCAGCTGGTCCAGGAGGAGAAATGAGACCTCTTGTTGGCTGCCAGACTGGACGGCAGACTGGCACGCATCACATCCGATAGCCGACAGCGACTGCTGGATATCTGGTGATGCCATTGTGTGTCCGCGGGCCGCTACACAGGTAAATCATGGGGTGTCAACCGTTCAGCAGGAGATGATGAGACGCTAAGACATCTCGAACCAGTTGACCCTGAGACGATTCACTTGGTGCGCTACGGGGCGTCCCCCTTTTGCAAGTCATTAAGTGAGGGAGTCCACCAACCTGTTATATGAGGTACGAAAATTCGGCGGCAGGACGCCAATTGACCCTCCTACTCGAAGGGGTAGCGGTACCGACTGACGAGACAGAGCGTGAGCAGTTCCTCGACGATCTCGAAACCGCTCTCGAGTCTGTATTCATCGAACACGACCTCGATACGGAGCGTCTCCGAGCGATCGGTGGTCATACTTACTCAGCAATCGATGACCGATGTCCAGTGTGCGGTGACGATTTGAAACTGATCGAGCCGTCACTCGATCCGCATAATGGAGCACACGCACGGGCAACTTGCGAGTGTGGCTGGTTTGGAGAAGCAGTGTACCGGCTGATCGATCTCCACGAATCCACAGCAGGTAGCGGCGATCACAGTGCGACAAACGATGGTGAGTCAGGAACTGCGCTTTTCGACGAGAACAGTAGTGTCTCGCTATACGATCTCGATCTTCGGTACTATCCCTACTGACGATTGACGCAAAGTGCCACGAATCGACCGCGACCGCAGCTACGAAAAAAGCTAAGGTATAGATGATAGGGAATCAACCAGACGACGACCGCGACCAGTGTACAAGGAATCAAACACATCCCGTCACGCTCGAGGACGTACTCGCTCTCGAGGAAGGGGACGCCATTGCTGTGCGAACGG
Above is a window of Natronorubrum tibetense GA33 DNA encoding:
- a CDS encoding phospholipase D-like domain-containing protein, which produces MDELTANVSFDRFADMPEFYGSGAAKYRLAMVKDRDDFLDLFAGARHVDAVTYAETPELMVQMLTEYDIDSLDVLIGNAEDYADQVSEVSTARSLVRLRQDNRLTIRLKNRKTVHSKIYRIVMPDDTVKLVQGSANLSRNSWEYHTNQISVFTTDVGTELDEEFERFIDEYREGYSDQTLLEGLVEALEDADTPEERENRIEYWVGAGDLDVSDTAALNQDAVEDLKDVADQVTAVVDDPEEADETVAFVEDPENADRNVIEPDEPTDDESSSVAPDDDESPDVGLVESDHETGLTDGLDRPRIRAPDEKIRMGTSKVDKDTADEFGAGLRDRGATVEDHSITAPMSAYNKQVKESTAIPTMSILPEAEQVVIGEDDEMILVATGEPTPEVLDHCLETIEDYIETVENHGHTQSETAVMAQMYEAFLYGFWAPFANQYAAALSSPSRTLDNVLQHLYIEGKSDAGKDKLTEYILRLVSDNTVISGVDADDVGVKEVRGVREWDTCFPYAIIDAEKEKIQRWSPIRNYWGDWTPTSVDQPCLIFTTNDALPKSEFRNRMKILSMDVSFPSNPEDPGFREAQEDLSEVLERQNPIFSYVARRMLTEQPWTDANGTIEDVRRIVREFYDEAGREQPEYFPADEPAEKTYDTGRLKWQRDIQGGRVTFESEPNAITADFDREEYEVYDYEKRLPKRFMSEKSSTSVYIGAPEEFAEWIGYSVNDLLNGAAETGTDIEQSATTEDASDTDKSGGFFSRLLGD
- a CDS encoding DUF4268 domain-containing protein gives rise to the protein MFAIRLEVWRIGDSKPAVRLNPVVEPSEWKQKAQRSEGELTDTKQLQEEYWTEFRDRIEERETQLSARKPYPSYYHNLSIGKSGFELQFTINTRDDELGVGLVIRDDADAYSQLEEDRDEIDQQFDQQVAWDEPEETRSGKKRSRIGITKHGDVSDEEQWDAYLDWMVKNGEQFYDVFYDRLQQL